From Actinosynnema mirum DSM 43827, a single genomic window includes:
- a CDS encoding WXG100 family type VII secretion target produces MSDGFSVDPAELEGFAGVAEGHAGTAGQIKGLVDRADVGDKSWGVVGLFVKSTYTGMLGDLKELFGDLEEGLRGVGERFRATAEDYRGPEEAIQRAFDGIDTGSGGR; encoded by the coding sequence ATGAGCGACGGCTTCAGCGTGGACCCGGCGGAGCTGGAGGGCTTCGCGGGCGTGGCCGAGGGGCACGCGGGCACGGCCGGGCAGATCAAGGGCCTGGTCGACCGGGCCGACGTCGGCGACAAGTCCTGGGGCGTCGTCGGGCTGTTCGTGAAGAGCACCTACACCGGGATGCTCGGCGACCTCAAGGAGCTGTTCGGCGACCTGGAGGAGGGCCTGCGGGGGGTGGGCGAGCGCTTCCGGGCGACCGCCGAGGACTACCGGGGCCCCGAAGAGGCGATCCAGCGGGCCTTCGACGGCATCGACACCGGAAGCGGCGGGAGGTAG
- a CDS encoding DUF742 domain-containing protein gives MSSDPESQSGKQSFADLLNGFSFSSSRSPKPEREATPDRAARRARRAERAPEAEQPDGRQDDRPEYGDYPYSEVGYNDAPAYERGYGEPEAGHADGGYPDGGYPDRDYSDRDYSDRDYSDRDYSDRDYSDRGYPDSGYADGGHADAGHPAEPEDAPSIVRAYSWTGGRTTSTYQLELETLVSAAEWDHPAALGMKAEHQEVIALCGRPRSVAEIAALLKVPLGVAKVLLGDMAERGLIDVHQTISSEDGDQPNMGLMERVLAGLRRL, from the coding sequence ATGAGCAGCGATCCGGAGTCCCAGTCAGGCAAACAGTCGTTCGCCGATCTGCTCAACGGCTTCAGCTTCAGCTCATCACGCTCGCCCAAGCCGGAGCGCGAGGCCACGCCGGACCGGGCGGCCCGCCGCGCCAGGCGGGCCGAGCGGGCGCCCGAGGCGGAGCAGCCGGACGGACGGCAGGACGACCGCCCGGAGTACGGGGACTACCCGTACTCCGAGGTGGGGTATAACGACGCCCCCGCGTACGAGCGCGGGTACGGCGAGCCCGAGGCCGGTCACGCCGACGGCGGTTACCCCGACGGTGGTTACCCCGATAGGGACTACTCCGATAGGGACTACTCCGATAGGGACTACTCCGATAGGGACTACTCCGATAGGGACTACTCCGATAGGGGTTACCCCGATAGTGGTTACGCGGACGGCGGTCACGCCGACGCGGGGCACCCCGCCGAGCCCGAGGACGCGCCCTCGATCGTGCGCGCCTACTCCTGGACCGGCGGGCGCACCACCTCCACCTACCAGTTGGAGCTGGAGACCCTGGTCTCGGCGGCCGAGTGGGACCACCCGGCCGCGCTCGGCATGAAGGCCGAGCACCAGGAGGTCATCGCGCTGTGCGGCAGGCCCCGGTCGGTGGCCGAGATCGCCGCGCTGCTGAAGGTGCCGCTGGGCGTGGCGAAGGTCCTGCTGGGCGACATGGCCGAGCGCGGGCTCATCGACGTGCACCAGACGATCTCGTCCGAGGACGGCGACCAGCCGAACATGGGCCTGATGGAGCGGGTGCTCGCGGGGCTGCGCAGGCTCTGA
- a CDS encoding GbsR/MarR family transcriptional regulator, whose translation MSAGREARLAAWIERFAAHFAEEGIPLIGGRILGYLLVCQPSERTAAELSQELEASSGSISTNLKFLVNAGLVTKRTRRGRQAAQYRIDEKRWADLVQRKLDALVSVRELTESGMRLMSGDPERAVRLRAVDDLYAWLATELPSLWERRPSR comes from the coding sequence ATGAGCGCGGGACGGGAAGCGCGGCTGGCCGCGTGGATCGAGCGGTTCGCCGCCCACTTCGCCGAGGAGGGCATCCCGCTGATCGGCGGGCGCATCCTCGGCTACCTGCTGGTGTGCCAGCCCAGCGAGCGGACGGCCGCCGAGCTGTCCCAGGAGCTGGAGGCCAGCAGCGGCTCCATCAGCACCAACCTGAAGTTCCTCGTCAACGCGGGGCTGGTGACCAAGCGCACCCGCAGGGGGCGCCAGGCCGCCCAGTACCGCATCGACGAGAAGCGCTGGGCGGACCTGGTGCAGCGGAAGCTGGACGCGCTGGTCAGCGTGCGCGAGCTGACCGAGTCCGGGATGCGGCTGATGAGCGGCGACCCGGAGCGGGCGGTCAGGCTGCGCGCCGTGGACGACCTCTACGCGTGGCTGGCCACGGAACTGCCCTCGCTCTGGGAGCGCAGGCCCTCGCGCTGA
- a CDS encoding COX15/CtaA family protein has protein sequence MSAPSWFTSFLRSGQRSFAIAAVLAQAGITVTGSIVRVTGSGLGCPTWPQCFEGSFTPVEHPEVAALHQWVEFGNRTLTGVITIITALTVLAAWFDRPRRPRVLKLALVQFGGVVVQAVVGGITVLAGLAWWTVSVHFLISMVLVWYAVFLVGALREGDAPPRALLPRPLMALQSVQVGVLGLLLVAGTFTTAAGPHAGDADTPRLQVDIETVAQLHADLLFLFLGMLIALGFALHFHLRAARKRYWLLVAAVLAQGTSGMVQYFLGIPEALVSLHVLGSAVVVVATAGLWLVTRVRDVEGAGDQREGLRSQSEGSSVASHA, from the coding sequence GTGTCCGCACCGTCCTGGTTCACCTCTTTCCTGCGCTCAGGCCAGCGCTCGTTCGCCATCGCCGCGGTCCTCGCCCAGGCAGGCATCACCGTCACGGGGTCCATCGTCCGCGTGACCGGCTCCGGCCTGGGGTGCCCGACGTGGCCCCAGTGCTTCGAGGGCAGCTTCACCCCCGTCGAGCACCCGGAGGTGGCCGCGCTGCACCAGTGGGTGGAGTTCGGCAACCGGACGCTCACCGGCGTCATCACGATCATCACGGCGCTGACCGTGCTGGCCGCCTGGTTCGACCGGCCCCGCCGCCCGCGCGTGCTGAAGCTGGCCCTGGTCCAGTTCGGCGGTGTGGTCGTGCAGGCCGTCGTCGGCGGGATCACCGTGCTCGCCGGCCTGGCCTGGTGGACGGTGAGCGTGCACTTCCTGATCTCGATGGTCCTGGTCTGGTACGCGGTGTTCCTGGTCGGCGCGCTGCGCGAGGGCGACGCACCGCCCCGCGCGCTGCTGCCGCGCCCCCTGATGGCGCTCCAGAGCGTCCAGGTGGGCGTCCTGGGCCTCCTGCTGGTCGCGGGCACCTTCACCACCGCCGCGGGCCCCCACGCGGGCGACGCGGACACCCCGCGCCTCCAGGTGGACATCGAGACCGTCGCGCAGCTGCACGCCGACCTGCTGTTCCTGTTCCTCGGGATGCTCATCGCGCTCGGCTTCGCCCTGCACTTCCACCTCAGGGCCGCGCGCAAGCGCTACTGGCTCCTGGTGGCCGCCGTGCTCGCCCAGGGCACCTCGGGCATGGTCCAGTACTTCCTCGGCATCCCCGAGGCCCTGGTGTCGCTGCACGTGCTCGGCTCGGCGGTGGTCGTCGTCGCGACCGCGGGCCTGTGGCTGGTCACCCGCGTCCGCGACGTCGAGGGCGCCGGGGATCAGCGCGAGGGCCTGCGCTCCCAGAGCGAGGGCAGTTCCGTGGCCAGCCACGCGTAG
- a CDS encoding ABC transporter permease yields MLLAQARTETVLTLRNGEQLLLTLIIPLGLLVALTLATVLPVPEPRVASAAARVFALAVISSAFTGQAIALGFDRRYGVLKRLAATALPRWLLVAGRITAGFAVVVVQMVVLGVTALLLGWSPTAAGLAWAVLLVVLGALAFGALGVLLGGALRAEVVLALANIVWFLLLLVGGVALSPDSMPSGVGAVVSLLPSAALVEGLEAALVRGTGPGLGPVAVLVAWGAVAGLAATRTTRLS; encoded by the coding sequence ATGCTGCTGGCGCAGGCCAGGACCGAGACGGTGCTGACGCTGCGCAACGGCGAGCAGCTGCTGCTGACCCTGATCATCCCGCTGGGGCTGCTGGTCGCCCTGACCCTGGCCACGGTGCTGCCGGTGCCGGAGCCGAGGGTGGCGTCGGCGGCGGCGCGGGTGTTCGCGCTGGCGGTGATCTCGTCGGCGTTCACCGGGCAGGCGATCGCGCTCGGATTCGACCGGCGCTACGGCGTGCTCAAGCGGCTCGCGGCGACCGCGCTGCCGAGGTGGCTGCTGGTGGCCGGGCGGATCACCGCCGGGTTCGCGGTGGTCGTGGTGCAGATGGTCGTGCTGGGGGTGACGGCGCTGCTGCTCGGCTGGTCGCCGACCGCCGCCGGGCTCGCCTGGGCAGTACTGCTGGTGGTGCTGGGGGCGCTGGCGTTCGGCGCGCTGGGCGTGCTGCTCGGCGGGGCGCTGCGCGCGGAGGTCGTGCTGGCGCTGGCGAACATCGTGTGGTTCCTGCTGCTGCTGGTCGGCGGGGTCGCGCTGAGCCCGGACTCGATGCCCTCGGGCGTCGGCGCCGTGGTGAGCCTGCTGCCGTCGGCCGCGCTGGTGGAGGGCCTGGAGGCCGCGCTGGTGCGCGGGACCGGTCCGGGCCTCGGGCCGGTGGCGGTGCTGGTGGCGTGGGGCGCGGTGGCGGGGCTCGCGGCGACGCGGACGACGAGGCTGAGCTGA
- a CDS encoding glycosyltransferase — protein MTWIAVGLAVVGAVFFALAARLQHEAVRAVEGPLRVAALPGRPRWLVGLVLMVVGAGVHAVALGMAPLSVVQPVGVLAIGVTAVLDRRWARLPAVLVTTLGVGAFVLLAAGSATPTEVRPEAELQAVLVCLALLAAAGLAGVIATRPALRSLAFGSAGGVAYGCVSLLMRAVSQDFQTGALDLSSALTVVAIVVALLVGGWFIQHAHAGGSSHLVVACLTAVDPLVAVGLGAFLLGEAAATGVPVALGQLAVAGVAVAGVVALARAEHDPEAGRDRHDDSDRAATRRAAPDASAPDTPDHGGAHPAGPRRATPEHRSPDHGGAHPAGPRRATPGHRSPDHGGAHPAGPRPTTPEHRGVQPLLTPARERSADRGAAAREGRPARRGTTTGGPGPLVERIDHLGTENDVNDGRALRILIAAETFPPDVNGAARFAHRLAVGLAGRGHDVHVVCLDPSGRPGTERVDGITVHRLRSHRTPFHRTFRIGVPWQVSKDVAGVLDAVRPDVVHVQAHFVVGRYALRLAAGRGIPTAATNHFMPENLFGHAHVPGWLQGIASRWAWRDLRGVFDVADVVTAPTPRAVSLLHDNGFPRRAVPVSCGIDVDRYRRHPAPANDRPTVLFVGRLDEEKRVDELLRAAALVPLVKVDLVGDGSCRAEWEKLADKLGIADRVRFRGFVDEEELLQAYAGADVFCMPGVAELQSLATMEAMAAGKPVVAADAMALPHLCRPGRNGWLFQPGDVAELATRLHALAADPALRARMGAASGELIAAHAIDSTLATFEGLYAEAMGSATAAAPAALAA, from the coding sequence GTGACGTGGATCGCGGTGGGACTGGCGGTGGTCGGGGCGGTCTTCTTCGCGCTGGCCGCGCGCCTGCAGCACGAGGCTGTGCGGGCGGTGGAGGGGCCGCTGCGGGTGGCCGCGCTGCCGGGCAGGCCGCGCTGGCTCGTCGGGCTGGTGCTGATGGTCGTGGGCGCGGGCGTGCACGCGGTGGCGCTGGGCATGGCCCCGCTGAGCGTGGTGCAGCCCGTGGGCGTGCTGGCGATCGGCGTGACCGCCGTGCTCGACCGGCGCTGGGCCCGGCTGCCCGCCGTGCTGGTGACCACGCTCGGCGTCGGCGCGTTCGTGCTGCTCGCGGCGGGCAGCGCCACCCCGACCGAGGTGCGGCCCGAGGCGGAGCTGCAGGCCGTGCTGGTGTGCCTGGCGCTGCTGGCGGCGGCCGGGCTGGCCGGGGTGATCGCCACCCGGCCCGCGCTGCGCTCCCTGGCGTTCGGCTCGGCGGGCGGCGTCGCCTACGGCTGCGTGTCCCTGCTGATGCGCGCGGTGTCCCAGGACTTCCAGACCGGCGCGCTCGACCTGTCGTCGGCGCTCACGGTGGTGGCCATCGTGGTCGCGCTGCTGGTCGGCGGCTGGTTCATCCAGCACGCCCACGCGGGCGGCTCGTCGCACCTGGTCGTGGCCTGCCTGACCGCCGTGGACCCGCTGGTCGCGGTGGGCCTGGGCGCGTTCCTGCTCGGCGAGGCCGCCGCCACCGGCGTCCCGGTCGCACTGGGCCAGCTCGCCGTCGCCGGGGTCGCGGTCGCCGGCGTGGTCGCGCTGGCCCGCGCCGAGCACGACCCGGAGGCCGGGCGCGACCGGCACGACGACTCCGACCGCGCCGCCACCCGGCGGGCAGCCCCCGACGCCTCCGCCCCCGACACCCCTGATCACGGCGGAGCCCACCCCGCGGGCCCTCGCCGCGCCACCCCGGAGCACCGCAGTCCCGACCACGGCGGAGCCCACCCCGCGGGCCCTCGCCGCGCCACCCCAGGGCACCGCAGTCCCGACCACGGCGGAGCCCACCCCGCGGGCCCCCGCCCCACCACCCCGGAGCACCGCGGCGTCCAGCCGCTCCTCACCCCCGCGCGCGAACGGTCAGCGGACCGGGGCGCGGCTGCCCGCGAGGGCCGTCCCGCGCGGAGGGGCACCACCACCGGGGGACCCGGTCCCCTGGTGGAGCGAATCGACCACCTCGGAACGGAGAACGACGTGAACGACGGCCGCGCCCTGCGCATCCTCATCGCCGCCGAGACCTTCCCCCCGGACGTCAACGGCGCCGCGCGCTTCGCGCACCGCCTCGCGGTCGGGCTCGCCGGTCGCGGGCACGACGTGCACGTCGTCTGCCTGGACCCCAGCGGCAGGCCCGGAACCGAGCGGGTGGACGGCATCACCGTGCACCGCCTGCGCTCGCACCGCACCCCGTTCCACCGCACGTTCCGGATCGGCGTGCCCTGGCAGGTGTCGAAGGACGTCGCGGGCGTGCTCGACGCGGTCCGCCCGGACGTCGTCCACGTGCAGGCGCACTTCGTCGTCGGCCGCTACGCCCTGCGCCTGGCCGCCGGGCGCGGCATCCCGACCGCCGCGACCAACCACTTCATGCCGGAGAACCTGTTCGGCCACGCCCACGTCCCCGGCTGGCTCCAGGGCATCGCCTCCCGCTGGGCCTGGCGCGACCTGCGCGGCGTCTTCGACGTCGCCGACGTGGTCACCGCCCCCACGCCCCGCGCGGTGTCCCTGCTGCACGACAACGGGTTCCCGCGCCGCGCGGTGCCGGTGTCCTGCGGCATCGACGTCGACCGCTACCGCCGCCACCCGGCGCCCGCCAACGACCGGCCGACCGTGCTGTTCGTGGGCAGGCTCGACGAGGAGAAGCGGGTCGACGAGCTGCTGCGCGCCGCCGCGCTCGTGCCGCTGGTGAAGGTCGACCTGGTCGGCGACGGCTCGTGCCGCGCGGAGTGGGAGAAGCTCGCCGACAAGCTCGGCATCGCCGACCGGGTGCGGTTCCGGGGCTTCGTGGACGAGGAGGAGCTGCTCCAGGCCTACGCGGGCGCCGACGTCTTCTGCATGCCCGGCGTGGCCGAGCTGCAGAGCCTGGCGACGATGGAGGCCATGGCGGCGGGCAAGCCGGTCGTGGCCGCCGACGCGATGGCGCTGCCGCACCTGTGCCGCCCCGGCCGCAACGGCTGGCTGTTCCAGCCCGGCGACGTCGCCGAGCTGGCGACCAGGCTGCACGCGCTGGCCGCCGACCCGGCGCTGCGGGCCAGGATGGGCGCGGCGAGCGGCGAGCTGATCGCCGCGCACGCCATCGACTCCACCCTGGCCACGTTCGAGGGCCTCTACGCCGAGGCGA
- a CDS encoding roadblock/LC7 domain-containing protein: MSAQRAGQVDRFGWLVSNFADRVPGVAHAVVISVDGLLLTASEGLPEDRADQLAAIAAGVSSLTDSAARCFDGGSVKRSVVEMQHGIMLLMSIRDGSCLAVLAAPDADVGQVAYEMTVVVEQVGQLLTPELRAQIHDAKRIMARPSA, translated from the coding sequence ATGAGCGCGCAGAGGGCTGGGCAGGTCGATCGGTTCGGTTGGCTGGTGTCCAACTTCGCCGACCGGGTGCCCGGTGTCGCCCACGCGGTGGTGATCTCGGTGGACGGTCTGCTGCTGACCGCCTCCGAGGGGCTTCCCGAGGACCGGGCGGACCAGTTGGCGGCCATCGCGGCCGGCGTGTCGAGCCTGACCGACTCGGCGGCGCGCTGCTTCGACGGGGGCAGCGTCAAGCGCTCGGTGGTGGAGATGCAGCACGGGATCATGCTGCTGATGTCGATCAGGGACGGCTCGTGCCTCGCGGTGCTGGCCGCGCCGGACGCCGACGTCGGCCAGGTGGCCTACGAGATGACGGTGGTGGTCGAGCAGGTCGGCCAGCTGCTGACCCCGGAGCTGCGCGCGCAGATCCACGACGCCAAGCGGATCATGGCCCGTCCTTCGGCCTGA
- a CDS encoding WXG100 family type VII secretion target: MAEEKVEAGGVEITVGEKTTGEKAAEAAPFYGNYLKTAEAAGKTGEPGGVEGLTSEGSALISSVATSATSIAMDPLGWLIGQGLNFLISVVQPLEDAIHFVSGDGPALAQAAENFNAIGQGVADLRKSFDQDLRSTVRGWEGESAEAAAERLGQFANGVDGVAGQAGELAQLLQISSMIMTVVEDVIKAILTELITWLIMIWIPALAAAIPTAGGSTAAAGAATGVRVATSAGRVARIVAKLRGFLTKIVDFLRKLVGRMRNIRPAFRKAMADRAAASRAADARLAAQTGSQWQRTLNSPLDRLMSKDGMVGERVQQGAGRSFAQAARGELEAQVMPLHEKGARNQAGLEKQAAYGETGTDRSKQSIKGDLDL; this comes from the coding sequence GTGGCCGAGGAGAAGGTCGAGGCGGGCGGGGTCGAGATCACCGTCGGCGAGAAGACCACCGGGGAGAAGGCCGCCGAGGCCGCCCCGTTCTACGGGAACTACCTGAAGACCGCCGAGGCGGCGGGCAAGACCGGCGAGCCGGGCGGGGTCGAGGGGCTGACCTCGGAGGGGTCGGCGCTGATCAGCTCGGTGGCCACCTCGGCCACGTCCATCGCGATGGACCCGCTCGGCTGGCTGATCGGACAGGGGCTGAACTTCCTGATCAGCGTCGTGCAGCCGCTGGAGGACGCGATCCACTTCGTCAGCGGCGACGGTCCCGCGCTGGCGCAGGCGGCCGAGAACTTCAACGCCATCGGTCAAGGCGTCGCGGACCTGCGCAAGAGCTTCGACCAGGACCTGCGGAGCACCGTGCGAGGCTGGGAGGGCGAGTCCGCCGAGGCCGCCGCCGAGCGCTTGGGGCAGTTCGCGAACGGCGTCGACGGGGTCGCCGGGCAGGCGGGCGAGCTGGCCCAGCTGCTCCAGATCTCCAGCATGATCATGACGGTGGTCGAGGACGTGATCAAGGCGATCCTCACCGAGCTGATCACCTGGCTGATCATGATCTGGATCCCCGCGCTGGCCGCCGCGATCCCCACGGCGGGCGGCTCGACGGCGGCGGCGGGCGCGGCCACCGGCGTGCGGGTCGCGACCAGCGCGGGCCGGGTCGCCCGGATCGTCGCCAAGCTGCGCGGGTTCCTGACCAAGATCGTGGACTTCCTGCGCAAGCTGGTCGGCCGGATGCGGAACATCCGGCCCGCCTTCCGGAAGGCGATGGCGGACAGGGCCGCCGCCAGCAGGGCCGCGGACGCCCGCTTGGCGGCCCAGACCGGCTCCCAGTGGCAGCGGACGCTGAACTCCCCGCTCGACCGGCTGATGAGCAAGGACGGCATGGTCGGCGAGCGGGTGCAGCAGGGCGCGGGCAGGTCGTTCGCGCAGGCGGCGCGGGGCGAGCTGGAGGCCCAGGTGATGCCGCTGCACGAGAAGGGCGCGCGGAACCAGGCCGGCCTGGAGAAGCAGGCGGCCTACGGCGAGACCGGGACCGACCGGTCCAAGCAGAGCATCAAGGGAGATCTGGACCTCTGA
- a CDS encoding YbaB/EbfC family nucleoid-associated protein, producing the protein MSADFEQLVAQFERFQARMTRVEQQFAGVDDMRQRLAELEVAATSADRSVTVVAGPSGAILDIRLTEQAVRKPAHALAGELMSTLRKAVAEAARRQAGIVDGALGEAFGDDLDLTEQVLETQAELFGMSKEELRAVTAEEATTAPQQGPPAPPARPTPPSPGQPQGGPVPGRPEPGQARTGGPQPGRPHSGRQQSGQPQPGRPQSGQPQPGRPQSGQPQPGKSQPGTSQPGQARPGQSGPAQRPQGGEPQQEDFSERNFMKDDWKQSGSKAQPPGPGGKQDDRFLNLYDDEDGR; encoded by the coding sequence TTGTCAGCGGATTTCGAACAGCTCGTCGCGCAGTTCGAGCGGTTCCAGGCGCGGATGACCCGCGTCGAGCAGCAGTTCGCCGGGGTCGACGACATGCGGCAGCGGTTGGCCGAGCTGGAGGTCGCGGCGACCTCGGCGGACCGGTCCGTCACCGTCGTCGCCGGGCCGTCCGGGGCGATCCTGGACATCAGGCTCACCGAGCAGGCCGTGCGCAAGCCCGCGCACGCGCTCGCGGGCGAGCTGATGTCGACGCTGCGCAAGGCGGTCGCCGAGGCGGCGCGCAGGCAGGCGGGGATCGTCGACGGGGCGCTCGGCGAGGCGTTCGGCGACGACCTGGACCTGACCGAGCAGGTGCTGGAGACCCAGGCGGAGCTGTTCGGCATGTCCAAGGAGGAGCTGCGGGCGGTGACCGCCGAGGAGGCGACCACTGCCCCGCAGCAGGGCCCGCCCGCGCCACCAGCGCGCCCGACGCCGCCGTCGCCGGGTCAGCCGCAGGGTGGTCCGGTTCCCGGCAGGCCCGAGCCCGGCCAGGCCCGCACCGGCGGGCCGCAGCCCGGCCGGCCCCACTCGGGCAGGCAGCAGTCCGGCCAGCCGCAGCCGGGCAGGCCGCAGTCCGGCCAGCCGCAGCCGGGCAGGCCGCAGTCCGGCCAGCCGCAGCCGGGCAAGTCCCAGCCGGGCACGTCCCAGCCGGGCCAGGCGCGTCCCGGCCAGTCGGGCCCGGCGCAGCGACCGCAGGGCGGTGAGCCGCAGCAGGAGGACTTCTCCGAGCGGAACTTCATGAAGGACGACTGGAAGCAGTCCGGGTCGAAGGCCCAACCGCCCGGTCCCGGCGGCAAGCAGGACGACCGCTTCCTCAACCTCTACGACGACGAGGACGGGCGATGA
- a CDS encoding DUF998 domain-containing protein, with amino-acid sequence MDANRVEIVAAPRALAVAALVVSPFPVVYLHLSSGGTISPVQNTISDYVSVSGGTWLLGFTALALAVGSIALLVGMVRSGLPRRGPVAVLIGLWAAGLAVVAVFPTDPLGAPTSMTGLVHRYAGAVMFASLPIAGWLVSRAFLPSPPLRRLSILAGFASGAFMLSHTAVLGAGGGMVLLGLFERVLFVVLYALLFTLAAALSDREGTS; translated from the coding sequence GTGGACGCGAACCGGGTGGAAATAGTTGCGGCGCCGAGGGCGCTGGCTGTTGCCGCACTGGTCGTCTCGCCTTTTCCCGTAGTTTACCTGCACCTCTCGTCCGGCGGTACGATCAGCCCTGTCCAGAACACGATCAGCGATTACGTCTCCGTTTCCGGTGGGACCTGGCTGCTGGGTTTCACCGCACTCGCGCTGGCGGTGGGGTCGATCGCGTTGCTGGTGGGCATGGTGCGCTCGGGTTTGCCGAGGCGAGGGCCGGTGGCGGTGCTCATCGGCCTGTGGGCGGCGGGGCTGGCCGTCGTGGCGGTCTTCCCGACCGACCCGCTCGGAGCCCCGACCTCGATGACCGGACTGGTGCACAGGTACGCGGGCGCGGTGATGTTCGCGAGCCTCCCGATCGCCGGTTGGCTCGTTTCCCGCGCATTCCTGCCGAGCCCTCCGCTGCGCCGTCTCTCGATACTCGCCGGATTCGCTTCCGGCGCATTCATGTTGAGCCACACGGCGGTGTTGGGCGCGGGCGGCGGGATGGTCCTGCTGGGCTTGTTCGAACGCGTCCTGTTCGTCGTGCTCTACGCGCTGCTGTTCACGCTGGCGGCTGCGCTCTCCGATCGGGAGGGGACGTCGTGA
- a CDS encoding ABC transporter ATP-binding protein produces MEVSGLVKRYGAKTAVNGLDLVLEQGSVLALLGPNGAGKTTTVEVCEGFRAADAGQVRVLGLDPWRDGDRLRPRVGVMPQGGGGYPGIRADEMLRLVAACAANPLDPAWLLEVLGLDGVGRTTYKRLSGGQQQRLSLACALVGRPELVFLDEPTAGMDPQARRLVWDLVAALRADGVSVLLTTHLMDEAEALADHVVIVDSGQVVAQGSPSELTAHSADEQQLRFRAKPGLDTSLLIAALPEGMGVRETVRGAYLVEGKVDPQVVSTVTSWCAQQGVLAEELTVAKRSLEDVFLELTGRELRS; encoded by the coding sequence GTGGAAGTGTCGGGGCTGGTGAAGCGGTACGGCGCCAAGACCGCGGTGAACGGCCTCGACCTCGTCCTGGAGCAGGGCAGCGTGCTGGCGCTGCTCGGCCCGAACGGCGCGGGCAAGACGACCACCGTCGAGGTGTGCGAGGGCTTCCGCGCCGCCGACGCGGGTCAGGTGCGCGTGCTCGGACTGGACCCGTGGCGCGACGGCGACCGGCTGCGGCCCCGCGTGGGCGTGATGCCCCAGGGCGGCGGCGGGTACCCCGGGATCCGCGCGGACGAGATGCTGCGGCTGGTGGCCGCGTGCGCCGCGAACCCGCTGGACCCGGCCTGGCTGCTGGAGGTCCTCGGGCTCGACGGCGTCGGCCGCACCACGTACAAGCGGCTGTCCGGTGGGCAGCAGCAGCGCCTGTCGCTGGCGTGCGCGCTCGTCGGCAGGCCGGAGCTGGTGTTCCTGGACGAGCCGACGGCGGGCATGGACCCGCAGGCGCGCAGGCTCGTGTGGGACCTCGTCGCGGCCCTCAGGGCCGACGGGGTGAGCGTGCTGCTGACCACGCACCTGATGGACGAGGCCGAGGCGCTGGCCGACCACGTGGTGATCGTGGACAGCGGGCAGGTGGTCGCGCAGGGCAGCCCGAGCGAGCTGACCGCGCACAGCGCCGACGAGCAGCAGCTGCGCTTCCGCGCGAAGCCGGGCCTGGACACCTCGCTGCTGATCGCCGCCCTCCCCGAGGGCATGGGGGTGCGCGAGACCGTCCGGGGCGCGTACCTGGTCGAGGGCAAGGTCGACCCGCAGGTGGTGTCGACCGTGACGTCGTGGTGCGCCCAGCAGGGCGTGCTCGCCGAGGAGCTGACGGTGGCCAAGCGCAGCCTCGAGGACGTGTTCCTGGAGCTGACCGGCAGGGAGCTGCGGTCGTGA